From a single Chitinophaga sp. Cy-1792 genomic region:
- the lnt gene encoding apolipoprotein N-acyltransferase, whose translation MKLRSILISIITGIILWLSWPTMPFTPLIFIAFTPLLYLTEKVKHRAAYFRLVFLAFLIWNVGSTWWVGNTPVPASGMFANSFNAFLMTIPFMGYKSSRKRLPEIGTYFALIVFWLTFEYIHQTWELSWPWLVLGNAFALHPGWIQWYEFTGASGGTLWVLLSNILVYSAWKRARVYDYSWKEIITKLSWKPLLMIIFPVIISQFIKPVPDNPAEKVGVVIVQPNIDPYDEKFAGGNSMQQVEKLLRLTAQKTDSNTRYIVWPETALFPMGADERELNFTPEIIAIREFLRKFPQAKIISGAVTTKRYSSTDEIPEIARTTSDGIRWDVFNSAIQIDTSTAIQVYHKYELVPGVELIPYVKYMAFMKSVALDMGGISGSYGRTPGVELLTNPAANINVFPTICYESVFSNYVASHCRDNANLLVIITNDGWWGNTEGHRQHMQYARIRAIETRRWIARSANTGISAFVDPAGNIYQPQPYWEEAVIKGDVTSRHDITFYVKNGDLISRGAIIFCILLLVHAIFSRFIPGANVENNQ comes from the coding sequence ATGAAGCTCCGCAGCATACTAATCAGCATTATCACCGGGATTATTTTATGGCTTTCATGGCCTACTATGCCATTTACGCCACTGATATTCATCGCTTTTACCCCTTTGCTTTATTTAACAGAAAAAGTTAAACACAGAGCTGCCTATTTCAGACTTGTTTTCCTGGCCTTCCTCATATGGAATGTGGGCAGTACCTGGTGGGTGGGTAATACGCCGGTTCCTGCCAGTGGTATGTTTGCCAATAGCTTCAATGCATTTCTGATGACCATCCCTTTTATGGGATATAAAAGCAGCCGCAAAAGGCTACCCGAAATCGGTACTTACTTTGCGCTGATCGTTTTCTGGCTGACTTTCGAATACATCCATCAAACCTGGGAACTTAGCTGGCCATGGCTGGTGTTAGGCAATGCCTTCGCCCTGCATCCCGGATGGATACAGTGGTACGAGTTTACCGGCGCCAGCGGCGGCACACTCTGGGTACTGCTATCCAACATACTTGTTTACAGCGCCTGGAAACGGGCACGCGTATACGATTATTCCTGGAAGGAAATCATTACTAAGCTCAGCTGGAAACCATTGCTGATGATCATCTTCCCGGTTATCATCTCCCAATTTATAAAACCAGTACCTGATAATCCGGCAGAAAAAGTAGGGGTAGTCATTGTACAGCCTAACATAGACCCCTATGATGAAAAATTTGCCGGCGGCAACAGCATGCAGCAGGTGGAAAAATTACTTCGGCTCACCGCACAGAAAACGGATAGCAATACCCGTTATATTGTATGGCCTGAAACCGCACTGTTTCCAATGGGCGCCGATGAACGTGAACTCAATTTCACACCGGAAATAATCGCTATCAGAGAGTTTCTCCGCAAATTCCCTCAAGCGAAAATCATCAGCGGCGCTGTCACCACCAAAAGATATTCCAGCACAGACGAAATCCCGGAAATCGCCAGGACCACCAGCGATGGTATCCGTTGGGATGTGTTTAACAGTGCGATACAGATAGATACTTCCACCGCCATTCAGGTATATCATAAATATGAGCTGGTACCTGGTGTGGAACTGATCCCATATGTAAAATATATGGCTTTTATGAAGAGCGTTGCGCTGGATATGGGCGGTATATCAGGAAGTTATGGCCGTACACCTGGTGTGGAGTTACTGACCAACCCGGCGGCTAATATCAATGTATTCCCTACGATCTGCTACGAATCTGTGTTTAGTAATTATGTAGCCAGTCACTGCAGAGATAATGCAAACTTATTGGTTATCATTACTAATGACGGCTGGTGGGGTAATACGGAAGGACATCGCCAGCATATGCAATATGCAAGGATACGCGCCATCGAAACCAGGAGGTGGATCGCACGAAGTGCCAATACCGGTATCTCTGCCTTCGTAGACCCTGCAGGAAATATCTATCAGCCGCAACCCTATTGGGAAGAAGCAGTTATTAAAGGAGATGTAACATCCAGACATGATATTACGTTCTATGTAAAAAATGGGGATCTGATTTCGCGGGGAGCAATAATATTTTGTATCTTGTTACTGGTACATGCTATTTTTTCACGATTTATTCCAGGGGCCAATGTGGAAAACAATCAATAA
- a CDS encoding PKD domain-containing protein: MKKLLFILICVMCSTVAVHAKHIIGGQVYYKFLQKEANGDYTYHVTMRLYRVCDHGSNIAEMPRTVYLMVFNKDNNQAFRKIQVDSSHFQEKNLTQFDPCIVNPPPVCFQVASFETDVTVPVNNNGYTVAFQSCCRDNFMVNIISDPIAGSPNNYGTGATYFTELPGTNNGKLGNSSPVFNKEEATLVCADKKFTYDFSATDPDKDELHYSFCDAYKGGSTTDGRVGIPAPAVAPPYDFVQYVSPYSGSSPLGPNVTIDPNTGIISGIAPNPGKYVVTVCVNEYRSGVLIGTLRKDFHINVTTCMKQVVAAMPDKYSDCKGYTITFLNYSTLGKTYTWDFGDGTPLYVTNSTDPYPHTYTKQGLYKAKLWVDKASSCGDSATTDVYVFPKLITDFSYDGSCAQRPVTFTDKSTTDVGIFAYYKWDFGTGVPGDTSNKANPTFQYKAPGTYQVIMYNRTTNGCEQYDTASITLYDKPPVFATADTLYCAKDRLQLWATSPSRGTFSWKPDDYNIINPNTPTPTIFPPKDTTYTVTFTDDQQCTNTKSVFIDRRDTLMVTTMVDSTVCTGDEITLYGITDGAYQYTWQDLGNNTVIGKGLSISVTPPPPTHKYELLAELGTCSTKDTVTFKVVDPPKATAVPDTSICSGSRVLLRAGGGAYYRWTPSFYIDSPKAAITWAKPTDTTLFTVKVTDTLGCPKATTATAKVDVVPPVKAFAGNDTIVILGQPFQLHATGGIRYTWTPSTGLNNLNIPDPTTTNNKDIRYTVTAYTQEGCSGTDDILVRFIAGPDIYIPNAFSPNGDGLNDIFRPLPVGIVKMNYFRVYDRWGKLMYSSTAYLKGWDGTVNGAPAAVGTYVWIVEGLDINQNTISEKGTVTLVR, translated from the coding sequence GTGAAAAAACTCCTGTTCATCCTCATATGTGTGATGTGCAGCACGGTTGCCGTGCATGCAAAGCATATAATAGGAGGACAAGTCTATTACAAATTCCTGCAAAAAGAAGCGAATGGCGATTACACCTATCATGTAACCATGCGGTTATACCGTGTTTGTGATCATGGAAGTAATATCGCGGAAATGCCCCGCACCGTTTACCTGATGGTTTTTAATAAAGACAATAATCAGGCCTTCAGAAAGATCCAGGTAGATAGCAGCCATTTTCAGGAGAAAAACCTGACACAGTTTGATCCATGTATTGTGAACCCTCCACCGGTATGCTTTCAGGTAGCATCCTTCGAAACAGATGTTACTGTACCTGTAAACAATAACGGCTATACCGTTGCCTTTCAGAGCTGCTGTCGTGATAATTTCATGGTAAATATTATATCTGACCCCATTGCAGGGTCACCCAACAACTATGGTACAGGCGCCACTTATTTTACGGAGCTGCCAGGCACCAACAACGGCAAACTTGGTAATTCCAGTCCTGTTTTCAATAAAGAAGAAGCAACACTGGTTTGTGCAGATAAAAAATTCACCTACGATTTCTCCGCCACAGATCCTGATAAAGATGAGCTCCATTATTCTTTCTGCGATGCCTACAAGGGTGGATCTACCACAGATGGCCGCGTTGGAATCCCTGCCCCCGCGGTAGCACCACCATATGATTTTGTGCAATACGTTTCTCCCTATTCCGGCTCATCGCCACTAGGGCCTAATGTAACGATCGATCCCAATACAGGAATTATCTCCGGCATTGCACCCAATCCAGGCAAATATGTAGTGACCGTTTGCGTAAATGAATACCGGAGCGGTGTGCTCATAGGTACGCTGAGAAAGGATTTTCATATTAATGTAACTACCTGCATGAAACAGGTGGTTGCTGCAATGCCAGATAAATACTCCGACTGTAAAGGCTATACGATTACCTTCCTCAATTACAGCACACTGGGAAAAACATATACCTGGGATTTTGGCGACGGTACCCCGCTCTATGTCACTAACAGCACCGACCCTTATCCGCATACCTACACCAAACAGGGACTATACAAGGCTAAACTCTGGGTAGATAAAGCAAGCAGCTGTGGCGACAGTGCCACCACAGATGTATACGTTTTTCCGAAATTAATAACCGACTTCAGTTACGACGGCAGCTGTGCACAACGACCTGTTACATTTACAGATAAAAGTACCACTGATGTAGGGATATTCGCCTATTACAAATGGGATTTCGGTACCGGCGTGCCCGGGGACACCTCCAATAAAGCCAATCCGACCTTCCAGTATAAAGCACCTGGCACCTACCAGGTAATTATGTACAATCGTACAACGAATGGCTGTGAGCAATATGATACAGCCAGCATCACCTTATATGACAAACCACCGGTTTTTGCCACCGCCGATACCTTGTACTGTGCAAAAGACCGGCTCCAGTTATGGGCTACAAGCCCTTCCCGGGGGACTTTCTCCTGGAAACCGGATGATTATAATATTATAAATCCAAATACACCCACTCCAACTATCTTTCCGCCAAAGGACACCACCTATACCGTTACCTTCACCGACGACCAGCAGTGTACCAATACAAAGTCTGTTTTTATTGATAGAAGAGATACCCTGATGGTAACCACCATGGTGGACAGTACGGTCTGCACAGGTGATGAAATAACCTTATATGGTATTACAGATGGTGCTTACCAGTATACCTGGCAGGACCTCGGCAATAATACAGTAATTGGAAAAGGCTTATCCATTTCCGTAACACCACCTCCTCCAACGCATAAATATGAACTGCTGGCGGAATTAGGAACCTGTTCTACAAAGGATACTGTCACGTTTAAAGTGGTAGATCCGCCCAAGGCCACGGCTGTACCGGATACGAGCATCTGCAGCGGCTCAAGGGTTTTACTGAGGGCTGGTGGTGGCGCCTACTACCGATGGACGCCGAGCTTTTATATTGATAGTCCGAAAGCGGCCATCACATGGGCCAAACCTACAGATACCACCCTGTTTACAGTAAAGGTAACGGATACACTGGGATGCCCTAAGGCCACGACGGCAACGGCAAAAGTAGATGTAGTGCCACCGGTAAAGGCTTTCGCAGGAAATGATACCATCGTTATCCTGGGACAGCCATTCCAGTTACATGCCACCGGTGGTATAAGATATACCTGGACACCTTCCACCGGTTTGAATAATCTCAACATTCCTGACCCCACTACCACCAATAATAAAGACATACGATATACCGTAACAGCCTATACGCAGGAAGGCTGCAGTGGCACTGATGATATTCTCGTAAGATTCATCGCAGGGCCGGATATTTATATACCTAATGCTTTCTCTCCCAACGGCGACGGATTAAATGATATTTTCAGACCGCTGCCTGTTGGCATTGTCAAAATGAACTATTTCCGTGTATACGACAGGTGGGGTAAGCTAATGTATTCATCTACAGCATATTTGAAAGGCTGGGATGGGACAGTAAACGGTGCCCCTGCTGCGGTCGGAACATACGTCTGGATCGTGGAAGGTCTCGACATTAATCAAAATACCATCAGCGAGAAAGGAACGGTGACGCTAGTACGATAA
- a CDS encoding alpha/beta fold hydrolase encodes MWKTINNGNGNYQDVGQGPTVVLIHGFSEDSSVWNPQRDSLSANFRLLIPDLPGTGKSTLTEGLTIAAMADYVYSILLAENIKEAVVIGHSMGGYVAMALLQQHPEVMKGLGLFHSTAAADAEEKKETRKKSVAFIGQYGGELFTRQTIPNLFSPATKNRQPKLVEDCITMCAKCPAESMIAYTNAMMNRPDLTGLLSSVTTPVLFVIGKDDNAVSPANVIQQVMLPKTSSVYIFEDVGHMGMWEKIEASNLLLNQFVSFCQL; translated from the coding sequence ATGTGGAAAACAATCAATAACGGAAATGGCAACTACCAGGACGTAGGACAAGGCCCGACAGTAGTTTTAATCCACGGTTTTTCAGAAGACAGTAGTGTTTGGAACCCACAACGGGACTCGCTCAGCGCGAATTTTCGCCTCTTAATACCGGATCTGCCAGGAACAGGTAAATCCACACTTACAGAGGGGCTTACCATTGCTGCCATGGCAGATTACGTATATTCGATACTGTTAGCAGAAAATATAAAAGAAGCGGTAGTTATCGGTCATTCGATGGGAGGCTATGTAGCAATGGCATTGCTGCAACAGCACCCTGAAGTGATGAAAGGACTGGGGCTTTTTCATTCTACAGCTGCGGCTGACGCTGAGGAAAAGAAAGAGACGCGAAAGAAGTCTGTTGCCTTTATCGGGCAATATGGCGGTGAGTTATTTACCAGGCAAACAATCCCTAATCTGTTTAGCCCGGCAACAAAAAATCGTCAACCAAAACTGGTGGAAGATTGCATCACTATGTGTGCAAAGTGTCCAGCCGAATCAATGATTGCATACACCAATGCAATGATGAACAGACCCGATCTTACCGGATTATTGTCTTCAGTTACAACTCCCGTGCTGTTTGTGATTGGGAAAGATGATAACGCGGTATCTCCTGCCAATGTAATACAGCAGGTGATGCTCCCTAAAACCTCCAGCGTTTATATCTTTGAAGATGTTGGCCATATGGGCATGTGGGAAAAAATTGAGGCCAGTAATTTGTTACTGAACCAATTTGTTTCATTCTGCCAGCTTTAA
- a CDS encoding DUF6326 family protein, with protein MEPNNTPGTLHDLKVNIKLKLSAMWAVVMFCYIYGDVFSLFVPSRLKGLLAGESGVGPTTPGKLVMFTAVVLLPALMVLLSLLLKATVNKWLNIIMGVVYTAIMILTVLSSLDPWWVFYTILGVVEILLTITIVITAARWPKH; from the coding sequence ATGGAACCTAATAATACGCCCGGTACACTGCATGACCTGAAAGTCAATATTAAACTGAAACTCTCTGCCATGTGGGCGGTAGTGATGTTTTGCTACATCTATGGCGACGTTTTCTCCCTGTTTGTGCCCTCCCGCCTGAAAGGACTCCTGGCAGGTGAATCCGGCGTGGGCCCAACTACACCGGGTAAACTGGTAATGTTTACGGCAGTGGTGCTACTCCCTGCTTTGATGGTATTACTTTCCCTGCTGCTCAAAGCTACTGTTAACAAATGGCTGAATATTATAATGGGTGTGGTTTACACGGCTATCATGATATTAACGGTACTATCTTCCCTGGATCCATGGTGGGTGTTCTATACTATATTGGGTGTAGTGGAGATTTTGCTCACGATAACCATTGTTATTACTGCTGCCAGATGGCCTAAGCATTAA
- a CDS encoding gliding motility-associated C-terminal domain-containing protein produces MKRVIFLVLSCCLLYLDAAAYHIIGGEIYYRTIGMSADNLRYRYQITLKLYRDADFTCGDRQGCIDQFENPSVANVYSANGTRVLSSIYLYITSVKPLIDTLKNPCLAPQAQHLEVAFYQATIELPPVAGGYYVSSQRCCRGEKLANILDSEHEGSTYFTVIPGTETRPNNNSAYFNKDTAIVICNAMPFKVSYAAYDEDGDSLTYSLCNALTDGSGTSERNENTPPPYNSTVHYIAPYNGSNPMGGNPAMSIDNQGMITCTPDRPGKYVVTVCVSEYDRVTKKFLGTHSKDILMTIFDCTTKIVASIPSSLKNCSEDPGFTIPMSNASNAGFTASYYWTFGDGTDTLTYSKTVFNHTYPDTGVYKVKLVVNPTLACSDSTTAEVRNYPGLRMDFTSTGFCKGDQIKFEDLSTYEYGEITSRKWTIDTTKLLPQSGPNTTYVFPVASTYVVTLDLATSTGCEGSVSKQIRIYAVTPFAGNDTILIKGKPFTMQGSGGDFYKWSPAIGLSDPNVANPILSSYADTTYYLQVSNAQGCVGYDSVSVKFMAGPDIYVPNAFSPNGDGVNDRFRFIPVGMVTYKYFRIYNRWGQELYASTDFKTGWDGNVGGQPAPVDTYIWILDATDVDGKNIQQKGTVTLIR; encoded by the coding sequence ATGAAGAGAGTCATTTTTTTGGTACTTAGCTGCTGTTTGTTATACCTCGATGCAGCTGCTTACCACATCATTGGTGGCGAAATATATTACAGGACGATAGGAATGAGTGCAGATAACCTCCGCTACCGTTATCAGATTACACTCAAACTTTACCGCGACGCTGATTTCACCTGCGGCGACCGCCAGGGCTGTATAGACCAGTTTGAGAACCCATCGGTGGCAAACGTTTATTCAGCCAATGGCACACGTGTACTCAGCTCTATCTATCTCTATATTACATCTGTCAAACCACTGATAGATACATTAAAAAATCCTTGCCTGGCCCCGCAGGCACAACACCTGGAAGTCGCTTTCTACCAGGCTACCATTGAACTTCCTCCTGTCGCCGGCGGATATTATGTTTCTTCACAACGCTGTTGTCGTGGAGAAAAACTCGCCAATATCCTCGACTCCGAACATGAAGGATCTACCTACTTTACCGTTATCCCTGGTACAGAAACCAGACCCAATAACAATAGCGCCTACTTTAATAAAGATACCGCCATCGTTATCTGTAACGCGATGCCGTTTAAAGTGAGTTACGCAGCTTATGATGAAGATGGGGATAGTCTGACCTACAGCCTCTGTAACGCACTGACAGATGGTTCCGGCACCAGCGAAAGAAACGAAAACACGCCACCACCATATAATAGTACCGTACACTATATTGCGCCATACAATGGAAGTAATCCGATGGGTGGCAACCCGGCCATGTCCATCGATAACCAGGGAATGATTACCTGTACCCCAGACAGGCCCGGTAAATACGTTGTTACGGTATGTGTGAGTGAGTACGACAGGGTAACGAAAAAATTCCTGGGTACCCATAGCAAGGATATCCTGATGACCATATTTGACTGCACCACCAAAATAGTCGCCAGTATTCCATCTTCCCTGAAAAACTGCTCAGAAGATCCTGGCTTTACGATACCTATGTCCAACGCCAGTAACGCCGGATTTACTGCTTCTTACTACTGGACATTCGGCGATGGTACTGATACACTTACTTACAGCAAAACTGTTTTTAACCATACCTATCCTGATACCGGTGTTTATAAAGTGAAGCTGGTCGTTAATCCTACGCTTGCGTGTTCAGACAGCACAACCGCAGAAGTCAGGAATTACCCGGGCCTGAGGATGGATTTTACCAGTACCGGCTTCTGTAAGGGAGATCAGATAAAATTTGAAGACCTTTCTACCTACGAATATGGCGAAATCACCAGCCGTAAATGGACCATCGACACTACCAAACTGCTGCCGCAAAGCGGCCCTAATACAACATACGTATTCCCGGTAGCTTCTACTTATGTGGTAACGCTGGACCTGGCCACATCTACAGGATGTGAAGGCTCTGTTTCAAAGCAGATAAGGATATATGCTGTGACACCCTTTGCCGGCAACGACACCATCCTGATTAAAGGGAAACCTTTTACCATGCAGGGAAGTGGTGGCGATTTCTATAAATGGTCGCCGGCAATTGGACTCAGCGACCCCAATGTAGCCAATCCTATATTGAGCTCCTATGCTGATACCACCTACTATCTGCAGGTCTCCAATGCACAGGGCTGCGTTGGCTACGATTCTGTCAGTGTGAAATTTATGGCAGGTCCCGATATATATGTACCCAATGCCTTCTCCCCTAACGGCGATGGCGTAAATGACCGGTTCAGGTTTATTCCCGTGGGCATGGTCACTTATAAGTACTTCAGGATTTACAACCGCTGGGGACAGGAACTCTACGCCAGCACAGACTTCAAAACCGGCTGGGATGGTAATGTAGGCGGACAACCTGCACCTGTGGATACCTACATCTGGATACTGGATGCGACAGACGTTGACGGGAAAAATATTCAGCAGAAAGGCACCGTCACACTCATCCGGTGA
- a CDS encoding SDR family NAD(P)-dependent oxidoreductase, whose protein sequence is MGIVLVTGATAGFGKACAITFASKGYDVIITGRRKERLEELQTQLAQEYGTNVLPLQFDVRDEKQVFEVLGNIPEEWKAIDILINNAGLAAGLSTIDEGSVDDWNNMIDTNVKGLLYVSRVVIPWMRSRTKGHIINIGSTAAKHVYAKGNVYCATKAAVDAISQGMRIDLLPYRIKVTAIHPGAAETEFSLVRFKGDEDKAKAVYDGFIPLSAQDVADVVYYCSSLPAHVCINDLVLTPLQQANAYYIDKN, encoded by the coding sequence ATGGGTATTGTACTTGTTACAGGCGCTACAGCCGGGTTTGGTAAGGCCTGTGCTATCACGTTCGCATCAAAAGGTTATGATGTTATCATCACTGGTCGCAGAAAAGAAAGACTGGAAGAATTACAAACACAGCTTGCACAGGAATATGGCACCAACGTACTGCCACTTCAATTTGATGTAAGAGACGAAAAACAGGTGTTTGAGGTGCTGGGAAATATCCCGGAAGAATGGAAAGCAATAGATATACTTATCAACAATGCAGGCCTGGCTGCAGGTTTAAGCACCATCGACGAAGGCAGTGTGGATGACTGGAACAATATGATTGATACCAACGTCAAAGGGCTCCTGTATGTTTCCAGGGTGGTAATACCATGGATGCGTTCCCGTACCAAAGGACATATCATCAACATCGGCTCTACTGCCGCCAAACATGTATATGCCAAAGGCAACGTTTACTGTGCTACCAAAGCTGCTGTAGATGCTATTTCACAAGGTATGCGTATCGATCTGCTGCCTTACCGTATCAAAGTTACCGCTATTCACCCGGGTGCCGCAGAAACAGAATTCTCCCTGGTACGCTTCAAAGGTGATGAAGATAAAGCCAAAGCCGTGTATGATGGTTTCATCCCGTTAAGTGCCCAGGACGTAGCAGATGTTGTCTACTACTGCTCCTCCCTGCCAGCGCATGTTTGTATCAACGACCTCGTACTGACGCCGCTTCAACAGGCAAATGCTTATTACATAGACAAAAATTAA
- a CDS encoding sialidase family protein, whose protein sequence is MKKWYLSGLVVLMIACGNQRKEESRVLSHAGVDASCPYVTNDSKGNTVISWVEKDSTGDNGKMFYAVSNGNEYTFSDPVVIPSTAGVFPHDENLPKLLFKPDGTIIALFGVEQHDARNKYAGKVLYTQSFDGGKSWEAPVALVTDTAGYDQRYFDMALLPNGEAAAIWLDNRKNTNAEGSTLYFSTTHGKEGFQDAKPVVETVCQCCRTKLYVDKSTSNIHIVYRDIINDSIRDMVHQVSADGGKTFSEPVRISADNWVVNGCPHTGPTLAANASGLHFAWFTMGHGKGVFYCHSTDNGKTYTQKESLSNVAMAKHPQLISAADGDIHIVWDEPVKVGDDYNSRIGYVRKSPEGKTIADSRITSDSSYANFPVLGTLNKEVLVAYKQRLGAHSVVMYKVL, encoded by the coding sequence ATGAAAAAATGGTATTTATCAGGTCTGGTGGTGCTGATGATCGCTTGTGGCAATCAGCGTAAAGAAGAAAGCAGGGTATTGTCGCACGCTGGTGTAGATGCCTCCTGCCCTTATGTTACGAATGATAGCAAAGGAAATACAGTGATCAGCTGGGTAGAGAAAGACAGTACCGGAGATAATGGAAAAATGTTTTATGCCGTTTCTAACGGAAATGAATATACGTTTTCTGATCCGGTAGTTATTCCTTCAACAGCAGGTGTTTTTCCGCATGATGAAAATCTGCCTAAGCTGTTGTTCAAACCTGATGGAACAATCATTGCATTATTTGGTGTAGAGCAGCATGATGCCAGGAATAAGTATGCCGGTAAAGTATTGTATACACAGTCTTTTGACGGTGGAAAAAGCTGGGAGGCGCCGGTGGCGCTGGTTACAGATACAGCAGGTTATGATCAGCGATATTTTGACATGGCTTTATTGCCCAATGGAGAAGCTGCTGCCATCTGGCTGGACAACAGGAAGAACACTAACGCAGAGGGATCTACGTTGTATTTTTCCACTACGCATGGGAAGGAGGGTTTTCAGGATGCAAAGCCGGTGGTGGAAACAGTTTGCCAGTGTTGCCGGACGAAATTGTATGTCGATAAGTCTACTAGTAATATTCATATTGTTTATAGAGATATTATCAATGATTCTATCCGTGATATGGTGCACCAGGTTTCTGCTGATGGAGGGAAAACCTTTTCTGAACCGGTACGTATCAGCGCAGATAACTGGGTGGTGAACGGGTGTCCGCATACGGGCCCGACACTGGCAGCCAATGCAAGCGGTCTGCATTTTGCCTGGTTTACCATGGGGCATGGCAAAGGTGTATTTTATTGTCATTCCACAGATAACGGTAAGACCTATACGCAGAAGGAGTCGTTAAGCAATGTGGCAATGGCCAAACACCCGCAGCTGATTAGCGCGGCAGATGGAGATATTCATATTGTATGGGATGAACCGGTAAAAGTAGGAGACGATTATAACAGCAGGATAGGCTATGTGAGAAAATCTCCCGAAGGGAAAACGATAGCAGACAGCCGGATTACATCAGATAGTAGTTATGCTAACTTTCCGGTGTTAGGAACCCTTAACAAAGAAGTGCTGGTAGCTTATAAACAGCGGCTTGGCGCGCATAGTGTGGTGATGTATAAGGTATTATAA